In [Leptolyngbya] sp. PCC 7376, a genomic segment contains:
- a CDS encoding ATP-binding protein yields the protein MTESSSTTTEQLQHIEKFDGSSQAVQKVLCLATTEMVLAQLKAVIMPMVEVEGHFFQSLTEAIAYLNTETVDCALVTAASVSDWQAKTHAVTQILPTVALIDGEDDPCLQDCLALGIADYLDWNILSASQLRRSFFHVARLQQVQAQNKDLSRTLQKIDERYRLTLDASKDGIWDWTIAHQDIESNGRLWEMLGLGAEDTPLNFEDFKRRIHPEDYLPTKVAFKQHLYENKDFSVEVRLRHEQGEYRDFWIRGQLQRSSLHSEPRMCGLMTDITARKRRDRRSRFLSQASSLLNASLDCQATLENLAWLAVPRIADWCILELYVEKTGEHPMVASHRNPSQESLVKRFFDELILVSPTPHIPQYSFQLSTEQQQLLATDYGWSPELIEQLNLQSYIWIPLQVGKRSLGSIFFAWGDSHRACCSEDLALLQELAYRATWSIENARLYDERQAVYQDLQGAIAQLTTQQKRLKTLQHLTTLINQRLTSIPELLKGIVHQICKDVPAAQICSIALYDANQEDDFFVVTDGQQPKAIAFAELLHQDKEWLLNVYQTGEPYLRNFQVDDLLPASLAAVAIESVSSGRLGVLVIGNWQIARAFNIEDCEFLSAVGEEAAIAIDNARLIKTLEQQNQELIETSRVKDLFLATVSHELRTPMNAILGFSQVLLNQRRSFLGGSEQQILKRILSNGRSLMALINDILDFSQMKLTELKLLPSAFNLESLARDIVAELQSLADEKQLLLDFSSQLEDCSVTHDQKRIRQVVVNLVANALSFTRQGSVSLFLAEQPDDDTVTITVQDTGIGISPENLDDIFNEFWQVQQNMNLAKSGTGLGLAITYKLVQRMKGTIHVESTLGKGSRFIVTLPRNLNTNADIAVLP from the coding sequence ATGACCGAGTCTTCTTCCACGACAACGGAACAACTACAGCACATCGAGAAGTTCGATGGGTCATCTCAAGCTGTACAAAAAGTGTTGTGCTTGGCCACAACTGAAATGGTTTTGGCGCAACTTAAGGCTGTGATCATGCCGATGGTAGAAGTAGAAGGGCATTTTTTTCAATCACTAACTGAGGCGATCGCCTATCTCAACACAGAAACAGTGGATTGTGCTTTAGTAACTGCTGCCTCGGTTAGTGATTGGCAGGCAAAGACTCATGCTGTGACACAAATATTGCCGACAGTTGCCTTGATAGATGGTGAAGATGATCCTTGCTTACAGGATTGTTTAGCGCTCGGAATTGCTGATTACCTTGATTGGAATATTTTGTCTGCAAGCCAGTTACGCCGCAGTTTTTTTCACGTGGCAAGACTACAGCAGGTGCAAGCGCAAAATAAAGATCTGAGTCGCACTTTACAAAAGATTGATGAGCGATATCGCTTAACCTTGGATGCTTCTAAGGATGGCATTTGGGACTGGACGATCGCCCACCAAGATATTGAGAGTAATGGCCGATTGTGGGAAATGTTGGGGTTGGGTGCTGAGGATACTCCCCTAAATTTTGAGGACTTTAAAAGACGCATTCATCCAGAAGATTATTTACCAACCAAAGTTGCTTTTAAACAACACCTCTATGAGAACAAAGATTTTTCAGTGGAAGTGCGACTTCGCCATGAACAGGGAGAATATCGTGACTTTTGGATTCGTGGTCAACTCCAACGGTCAAGTCTCCACAGTGAACCCCGAATGTGCGGTTTGATGACCGACATTACTGCCCGAAAACGTCGCGATCGCCGCAGTCGTTTTCTATCCCAGGCGAGTAGTTTGCTGAATGCTTCGCTTGATTGTCAGGCGACCCTTGAAAATTTGGCGTGGTTAGCGGTTCCTCGTATTGCGGACTGGTGCATCTTAGAGCTCTATGTCGAGAAAACAGGCGAACATCCGATGGTGGCGAGCCATCGTAATCCATCCCAAGAGTCACTCGTTAAACGTTTTTTTGATGAACTCATCCTTGTTTCTCCAACGCCTCATATCCCGCAATATTCTTTTCAGTTGTCAACGGAACAGCAGCAGTTGTTAGCAACGGATTATGGTTGGTCGCCAGAGCTGATCGAGCAATTAAATTTACAGTCCTATATTTGGATTCCGCTGCAAGTAGGTAAACGCTCTCTTGGGTCAATTTTCTTTGCGTGGGGAGATTCCCATCGTGCCTGCTGTAGCGAAGATTTGGCGTTATTGCAGGAACTCGCTTATCGGGCCACTTGGTCTATCGAAAATGCGCGACTCTATGATGAACGGCAGGCTGTTTATCAAGATCTTCAAGGGGCGATCGCCCAACTGACCACTCAGCAAAAACGCCTTAAAACGCTCCAACATTTAACGACTCTCATTAATCAGCGGTTGACGAGCATCCCTGAACTTTTAAAGGGTATTGTTCATCAAATTTGTAAAGATGTTCCCGCCGCTCAAATCTGTTCTATTGCCCTCTATGATGCAAACCAAGAGGATGATTTTTTTGTGGTAACTGATGGGCAACAACCGAAGGCGATCGCCTTTGCAGAGCTCCTCCATCAGGATAAAGAATGGCTCCTAAATGTTTATCAAACAGGGGAGCCTTATTTGCGTAATTTTCAGGTGGATGATCTGTTGCCTGCTTCTTTGGCCGCCGTAGCGATTGAGTCTGTATCATCTGGCCGACTAGGTGTCTTGGTGATCGGAAATTGGCAAATTGCCCGCGCATTTAATATTGAAGATTGCGAATTTCTGAGTGCGGTGGGAGAAGAGGCGGCGATCGCCATTGATAATGCTCGCCTCATTAAAACCCTCGAACAACAGAACCAAGAACTGATCGAAACGTCCCGCGTCAAAGACTTATTTTTGGCGACGGTTTCCCATGAGCTACGGACGCCGATGAATGCAATTCTCGGATTTTCCCAAGTGCTACTCAACCAACGCCGTTCTTTTCTCGGTGGTAGCGAACAACAAATCTTAAAACGTATCCTTAGCAATGGTCGCAGTTTGATGGCGCTCATTAATGATATTTTGGACTTCTCCCAAATGAAGTTGACTGAGCTTAAGCTCCTGCCCAGTGCCTTTAACCTTGAGTCCCTTGCCAGGGATATTGTGGCTGAATTGCAATCCCTCGCTGACGAAAAACAATTACTGCTCGATTTTAGTAGCCAGCTTGAAGATTGTTCTGTGACTCATGACCAAAAACGGATTCGCCAAGTTGTTGTAAATCTTGTGGCTAATGCTCTGTCATTTACTCGACAAGGTTCTGTTTCTCTGTTCCTTGCTGAGCAACCTGATGACGACACAGTCACCATTACCGTTCAAGACACCGGTATTGGCATTTCTCCTGAAAATCTTGATGATATTTTCAATGAATTTTGGCAAGTCCAACAGAATATGAACCTTGCAAAATCGGGCACAGGACTAGGTCTTGCGATTACTTATAAATTAGTGCAACGTATGAAGGGTACGATTCATGTAGAGAGCACTCTTGGCAAAGGATCTCGGTTTATCGTCACATTGCCTCGCAACTTAAATACCAATGCCGATATTGCTGTGTTGCCATAA
- a CDS encoding EVE domain-containing protein, which translates to MRNWLIKSEPSDYSLADLQADKVAIWDGVRNYQARNFLREMEVGDRLFYYHSNTKPPGIVGLATVTKANVVDPTQFDAEHKYFDPKSTPEKPRWQTVEIAYDKTLAEMITLTQLKEAFSPDDFAVVRRGNRLSVMPVADDIATQLLEMGGV; encoded by the coding sequence ATGCGTAATTGGTTAATTAAATCTGAGCCAAGTGACTATAGTTTGGCAGACCTACAGGCCGACAAGGTTGCGATTTGGGATGGGGTTCGGAATTATCAAGCTCGTAACTTTTTGCGGGAGATGGAGGTGGGCGATCGCCTGTTTTACTACCATTCCAATACCAAACCTCCGGGCATTGTGGGATTGGCGACGGTGACGAAAGCGAATGTGGTTGACCCGACGCAATTTGATGCCGAACACAAGTATTTCGATCCGAAATCAACACCCGAAAAACCTCGTTGGCAAACGGTCGAAATTGCCTATGACAAAACCTTGGCGGAGATGATTACTCTGACTCAATTAAAAGAAGCTTTTAGCCCCGATGATTTTGCCGTAGTGCGTCGCGGTAATCGTCTTTCTGTAATGCCCGTTGCTGACGACATTGCAACACAACTTTTGGAGATGGGAGGCGTTTAG
- a CDS encoding ABC-ATPase domain-containing protein, whose translation MKSQAQLSTLLFELDSRGYKAYKQIKGEYEFEDDFTLIIDYVQGDPFAAPTQCSVIIPQAIAKFSEDLYSTLSREIALRDYLSRQFAQVAKEFSGFRGTGKSGLIQGIEPAQEVFERTSVFIDDQDIEVRFWVGLPAKGRSILGRQAEEMLCYDLPQIVKKSLLYENLDGAAIKEHIETVEDAEWIRSELDKRGLVSFIANGSILPRRSGVDPRPLTDNVVPFEAPTDLEVSFDCPNHGLIKGMAISKGITLIVGGGYHGKSTLLKAVELGVYNHVPGDGREWVITNASAVKVRSEDGRSIASVDISPFINHLPQGQSTQRFCSNNASGSTSQATNIIEALEVGATALLLDEDTSATNFMIRDRRMQQLIQKDKEPITPFVDKVRQLYKDHGVSTVLVMGGSGDYFDVASTVIAMENFQPHDVTTEAQSIAAAHKNERLLEGGDTFGEITPRIPVSESIDASRGKRSVTIKVRDTHALGFGTEDIGLGGVEQLVETSQLRAIALGIIYGKDKYGEANLALKDLVAKIMADIEEEGLDILSEYPQADLAYFRQFELVAALNRLRTLQIQ comes from the coding sequence ATGAAAAGCCAAGCCCAACTTTCTACGTTATTGTTCGAACTCGATAGTCGAGGCTACAAGGCATACAAGCAGATTAAAGGGGAATACGAATTTGAAGATGACTTCACCCTCATTATTGATTATGTCCAGGGGGATCCTTTCGCTGCGCCGACTCAATGCAGTGTGATCATTCCCCAGGCGATCGCCAAATTTTCAGAAGACCTTTACAGCACCCTCAGCCGTGAAATCGCTCTCCGGGATTACCTTTCACGGCAGTTTGCCCAAGTTGCCAAAGAATTTAGTGGATTTAGAGGCACAGGCAAAAGCGGCCTAATCCAAGGCATTGAGCCGGCTCAAGAAGTATTTGAGCGGACTTCAGTTTTTATCGATGACCAAGATATTGAAGTGCGATTTTGGGTAGGACTCCCTGCAAAAGGACGCTCTATCCTCGGACGGCAAGCCGAAGAAATGTTGTGTTATGACCTGCCGCAGATTGTCAAAAAATCCCTCCTCTACGAAAATCTCGATGGTGCAGCGATTAAAGAGCATATCGAAACTGTTGAAGATGCGGAATGGATCCGGAGTGAATTGGACAAACGCGGATTAGTTTCATTTATTGCCAATGGTTCAATTTTGCCGCGTCGCAGCGGTGTTGATCCTCGTCCACTCACGGATAATGTTGTTCCTTTTGAAGCACCGACAGATCTTGAAGTAAGTTTCGATTGTCCGAACCACGGTCTGATAAAAGGGATGGCTATTTCTAAGGGCATCACCCTAATTGTAGGAGGTGGCTACCATGGGAAATCGACTCTTCTTAAAGCGGTTGAGCTTGGAGTTTACAACCATGTGCCGGGAGATGGCCGTGAATGGGTCATTACCAATGCCAGTGCGGTAAAAGTGCGTTCAGAGGATGGTCGTAGTATCGCCAGTGTAGATATTTCGCCGTTTATTAACCATTTGCCCCAAGGTCAATCCACACAACGATTTTGTAGTAACAATGCCAGTGGCAGCACTTCCCAAGCGACCAATATTATCGAAGCGTTAGAGGTGGGAGCGACAGCGCTATTACTGGATGAAGATACGTCTGCCACAAACTTTATGATCCGCGATCGCCGGATGCAACAGCTGATCCAAAAAGATAAAGAACCGATTACGCCTTTCGTGGATAAAGTGCGACAACTCTATAAAGATCATGGGGTTTCGACGGTGTTAGTGATGGGAGGTAGCGGCGATTATTTTGATGTGGCAAGTACAGTGATTGCCATGGAAAATTTCCAGCCTCACGATGTCACGACAGAGGCCCAAAGCATTGCCGCAGCTCATAAAAATGAACGGCTATTAGAAGGTGGAGATACATTTGGGGAAATCACGCCACGCATTCCTGTCTCGGAGAGTATCGATGCCAGTCGTGGCAAACGCTCGGTCACCATTAAAGTACGGGATACCCATGCTCTCGGTTTCGGGACAGAGGATATTGGGTTAGGTGGGGTTGAGCAACTTGTCGAAACGTCTCAACTGCGGGCGATCGCCTTAGGGATCATCTACGGCAAAGATAAATATGGTGAGGCAAATCTAGCCCTAAAAGACCTCGTCGCAAAAATCATGGCTGATATCGAAGAAGAAGGTCTAGATATTCTGAGTGAATATCCCCAGGCGGATCTGGCCTATTTCCGACAGTTTGAACTGGTGGCTGCTCTCAATCGTCTCAGAACCCTACAAATTCAATAA
- a CDS encoding universal stress protein, producing MISKILVALDYLADTPQIFEQALTIAEKFQANLYIFHGVEPQLNTVPEMSAMAAYGGLLDAQSLSLREKEFENNITEMSAWLQALAKQASDRHIPVEVNYKIGEPKVEICNAAKESEADLIIVGRRGLRGISEVLIGSVSSYVVHHAPCSVMVVQHQ from the coding sequence ATGATTAGCAAAATTCTTGTCGCCCTAGATTACCTTGCCGATACCCCACAAATTTTTGAGCAAGCTTTGACGATTGCGGAGAAGTTTCAAGCCAATCTATACATTTTCCATGGCGTCGAACCGCAACTAAACACTGTCCCCGAAATGAGTGCAATGGCAGCCTATGGCGGTCTTCTCGATGCACAATCCCTCTCCCTCCGCGAGAAGGAATTTGAAAATAACATCACGGAAATGTCGGCATGGTTACAAGCCCTCGCCAAACAAGCCAGCGATCGCCACATCCCAGTGGAAGTAAATTACAAAATCGGGGAACCAAAAGTCGAGATTTGCAATGCTGCTAAAGAGAGTGAGGCGGATCTGATTATCGTCGGGCGGCGCGGCTTACGGGGAATCAGCGAAGTGCTCATCGGTAGTGTGAGCAGCTATGTAGTACACCATGCGCCTTGTTCTGTGATGGTCGTGCAACACCAGTAA
- the coaE gene encoding dephospho-CoA kinase (Dephospho-CoA kinase (CoaE) performs the final step in coenzyme A biosynthesis.) — translation MSGTLTPQRNIGLTGGIATGKSTVSDYLADKYHYPILDADIYAREAVAVGSPILEAILQRYGEGITGKDGTLKRQRLGQIVFQDAHEKQWLEAQIHPFVRQRFNQVLAEHPDTTVICVIPLLIEANLFDVVTETWVVTCSNQQQLQRLQNRNHLTETEAIARIESQMPLSEKVKFADVVLDNSSDLATLHHQVDRAIEISC, via the coding sequence ATGTCAGGTACACTCACTCCACAACGAAACATTGGTCTCACCGGTGGTATTGCGACAGGAAAAAGTACTGTTTCAGACTACCTCGCTGACAAATATCATTATCCTATTCTCGATGCAGATATCTATGCGAGGGAAGCTGTTGCTGTTGGATCACCAATTCTTGAGGCCATTTTGCAGCGATATGGTGAGGGGATTACGGGGAAAGATGGGACTTTAAAACGGCAACGTTTAGGCCAAATTGTCTTTCAAGATGCCCACGAAAAGCAGTGGCTCGAAGCTCAAATTCATCCCTTTGTACGCCAACGCTTTAATCAAGTCTTGGCGGAGCATCCTGACACGACGGTTATTTGCGTCATTCCACTCCTGATCGAAGCAAATTTATTTGATGTTGTGACCGAAACTTGGGTGGTGACTTGCTCTAATCAGCAACAACTCCAGCGTCTCCAGAACCGCAATCATTTAACAGAAACTGAGGCGATCGCCCGCATTGAGAGCCAGATGCCGTTGAGTGAAAAAGTAAAATTTGCAGATGTCGTCCTTGACAATTCTTCGGATCTTGCAACACTCCATCATCAAGTTGATCGGGCCATCGAAATATCTTGTTAA
- a CDS encoding PAP/fibrillin family protein, whose translation MSIVTETKQALMTAIATIAADENLAAGTPLTDLKLDQTIADQLEIKTLAVEAENPNPNPLKTCPEFLDGAWLLIYSTAREIQVLNSLPLGFQLGRVYQVIDVATKGFYNQAFCKHATNFVEGYVTVNATFSVAPTPADGIPDRKINVDFNQRSIFITKILGLPFFSKKAISTVSARNPVGRIPSLTLTYLDEDFRIGRGGDGSLFILKKVTEIKP comes from the coding sequence ATGAGCATTGTCACTGAAACAAAACAAGCATTGATGACGGCGATCGCCACCATTGCTGCCGACGAAAATTTAGCCGCGGGTACACCCCTTACAGATCTCAAACTTGATCAGACGATCGCCGATCAACTGGAAATAAAAACTCTGGCAGTCGAAGCCGAAAATCCAAATCCAAATCCTCTGAAAACTTGTCCCGAATTTCTCGATGGTGCTTGGCTACTGATTTATTCCACCGCGCGAGAAATTCAGGTTTTAAACTCACTGCCACTGGGATTTCAGTTGGGTCGCGTTTACCAAGTGATTGATGTGGCGACCAAAGGATTTTACAACCAAGCCTTTTGTAAACATGCCACCAATTTTGTCGAAGGCTATGTCACAGTGAATGCAACATTTTCAGTGGCTCCTACTCCCGCGGATGGTATTCCAGACCGAAAAATCAATGTTGATTTTAATCAGCGATCAATTTTTATCACTAAGATTTTAGGCTTGCCATTCTTTTCAAAAAAAGCAATAAGTACTGTTTCTGCACGTAATCCAGTTGGTCGTATTCCCAGCCTTACCCTCACCTACCTCGATGAAGATTTTCGGATTGGGCGAGGTGGAGATGGCAGTCTCTTTATTCTGAAAAAAGTCACTGAGATTAAACCCTAA
- a CDS encoding biotin--[acetyl-CoA-carboxylase] ligase — protein MDVKAIASILEQFSGSREELPEIEMFEEIGSTNEVLWERFQAQEKMPRVAIAQRQTAGRGQWGKTWTSSEGGLFLSILVPITLDPQDAYGLTIASVWGIASRLQEAVIPVEVKWANDLLLQGKKLGGIKTETKVQQGKVTAAVIGVGINYCNPVPDVGINLETFWANQRQFSIEYLAALVIAGISEAIALLKNEGMDSILPNYLKLLKNLNELIVYEGHLGKIVGVNGKGELLVLMEAEGSRSTIKIPPGGVSLGYDG, from the coding sequence ATGGATGTCAAGGCGATCGCCTCAATCTTAGAGCAGTTTTCAGGGAGCCGCGAAGAGTTGCCCGAGATTGAAATGTTTGAGGAAATTGGTTCGACGAATGAGGTGTTGTGGGAAAGGTTTCAGGCTCAAGAAAAAATGCCGAGGGTGGCGATCGCCCAGCGTCAGACAGCGGGACGAGGGCAGTGGGGCAAAACCTGGACATCCTCGGAAGGTGGCTTATTTTTGTCGATCTTGGTGCCGATTACGCTAGATCCCCAAGATGCTTATGGTTTAACAATTGCGAGTGTTTGGGGGATTGCGAGTCGATTGCAAGAAGCGGTGATTCCGGTAGAGGTTAAATGGGCGAATGATCTATTGTTGCAAGGCAAAAAGCTAGGAGGTATCAAAACTGAAACGAAGGTACAGCAGGGTAAAGTGACTGCGGCAGTGATTGGGGTGGGGATTAATTATTGCAATCCGGTACCGGACGTGGGAATTAATCTCGAAACGTTTTGGGCAAACCAACGCCAATTTTCGATAGAGTATTTAGCTGCACTAGTGATTGCGGGAATTAGTGAGGCGATCGCCCTTCTGAAAAATGAAGGGATGGATAGTATTCTTCCCAATTATTTAAAGCTATTGAAAAACTTGAACGAATTGATTGTTTATGAAGGCCATCTCGGCAAAATTGTTGGCGTTAATGGCAAAGGAGAATTGCTTGTGTTGATGGAGGCGGAAGGGTCGCGCAGCACAATCAAAATTCCACCTGGTGGCGTTTCTCTCGGTTATGACGGCTAG
- a CDS encoding pitrilysin family protein: MVSTASSQMTHINTLANGITLIVTENPVADLVAGRIFLPKAGGRWESLAQAGLFHLMAAVLTKGTENYAAVEIAEQVESIGASLGASTSNDYMAISLKSVTRDFQTILGLAAEILRQPTFPEREVELERKITLQNIRSQLEQPFNVAYKQFRENMYPDHPYGMSILGTDETVKSFTREDLQAIHKKHFRPDNLIISLSGRITLEQAEAMVEQAFGDWQNPEDALEALKIANLKPTGGNWHTTQDSQQAIVILGYLTGTVEDDDFFALKLLSTYLGNGLSSRLFVELREKQGLAYDVSAFFPTRLNQSQFVTYIGTAPKNTAIALQGLHKETQRLVDAPLSEEELQIAKNKLLGQYALGKQTNAELAQIFGWYESIGLGVKFDQDFKTHIERITTTETHAAAQRHFTKPYVSVAGSVEALSLLEDIELS, encoded by the coding sequence ATGGTTTCCACCGCCTCTTCTCAAATGACCCACATCAACACATTGGCAAACGGTATTACGCTCATTGTGACCGAAAACCCCGTTGCAGATTTGGTGGCAGGGCGGATCTTTTTACCAAAGGCTGGCGGACGCTGGGAAAGTCTTGCTCAGGCCGGATTATTCCATCTCATGGCGGCAGTGCTCACGAAAGGCACTGAAAATTATGCCGCTGTCGAAATCGCCGAACAAGTTGAATCCATTGGTGCCAGTCTAGGGGCAAGCACTTCCAACGACTACATGGCGATTAGCCTAAAATCTGTCACCAGAGATTTTCAAACTATTTTGGGATTAGCCGCAGAAATCCTCCGACAGCCCACCTTTCCCGAACGTGAAGTCGAACTCGAACGAAAAATCACGTTGCAAAATATTCGCTCCCAACTGGAACAGCCTTTCAATGTTGCCTACAAGCAATTTCGGGAAAATATGTACCCAGATCATCCCTATGGCATGTCGATTTTAGGGACTGACGAAACAGTCAAAAGCTTTACGCGGGAAGATTTGCAGGCTATTCATAAAAAACATTTTCGACCAGATAATTTAATTATCAGCTTGTCAGGGCGAATCACCCTTGAGCAAGCAGAAGCGATGGTAGAACAAGCTTTTGGTGATTGGCAAAATCCTGAGGACGCATTAGAAGCTCTCAAAATTGCAAATCTGAAACCCACTGGAGGCAATTGGCATACGACTCAGGATAGTCAACAGGCCATTGTAATTTTGGGCTATCTGACGGGGACAGTTGAGGATGATGATTTCTTTGCGCTGAAATTGCTGAGTACTTACCTCGGTAATGGCTTATCTAGTCGTCTGTTTGTAGAGCTGCGGGAAAAGCAAGGGCTAGCCTATGATGTATCAGCCTTTTTTCCCACGCGTCTCAATCAATCACAATTTGTCACCTATATCGGCACTGCCCCAAAAAACACGGCGATCGCCCTCCAGGGACTTCACAAAGAAACCCAGCGACTGGTTGATGCACCTCTAAGCGAAGAAGAATTACAGATCGCAAAAAATAAACTGTTGGGACAATATGCCCTCGGCAAACAAACGAATGCAGAGCTGGCACAGATTTTTGGGTGGTATGAAAGTATTGGCCTCGGCGTGAAATTTGACCAAGATTTTAAAACCCATATCGAACGCATCACCACAACGGAAACCCATGCCGCTGCGCAACGTCACTTTACAAAGCCCTATGTTTCGGTAGCTGGGTCTGTGGAAGCGCTTTCCCTGCTCGAAGACATTGAGCTATCGTAA
- a CDS encoding peptidoglycan-binding protein, with product MFLRSALFSAGLSVALLTGGFTLHINPAIAQIIRPELRSGSTGTAVRELQTTLQLLNYYTGEVTGTYDEATVIAVYRFQKAAKLPETGITNQATWATLFPTEAVATSTDTTAPSATTDTAPAQNTNTSPSTASQAANQRTVDNLPLLREGMDGESVTFLQQRLKTKGFFPGTVDGVFGPQTLEAVIAAQTAFKLDGDGIVGYQTWKKLLE from the coding sequence ATGTTTCTACGTTCTGCTCTTTTTTCCGCTGGCTTATCAGTCGCTCTCCTCACAGGCGGCTTCACTCTACACATCAATCCGGCGATCGCCCAGATTATTCGACCCGAATTGCGTAGTGGCAGCACAGGCACAGCAGTACGCGAGCTCCAAACAACCTTACAACTCCTCAACTATTACACTGGCGAAGTGACAGGCACCTATGACGAAGCCACAGTAATCGCCGTCTATCGCTTCCAAAAAGCTGCAAAATTACCAGAAACAGGCATCACAAATCAAGCCACTTGGGCAACCCTTTTCCCCACAGAAGCTGTAGCCACCTCTACCGATACAACGGCACCCTCAGCAACAACCGACACCGCCCCAGCCCAAAATACAAACACTTCACCTTCAACCGCTTCTCAAGCAGCAAATCAACGCACAGTTGACAACCTTCCATTACTCAGAGAAGGGATGGATGGTGAATCAGTGACTTTCCTTCAACAACGCTTAAAAACAAAAGGATTTTTCCCTGGGACAGTCGATGGTGTTTTTGGACCTCAAACCTTGGAAGCAGTAATCGCAGCTCAAACCGCGTTTAAGCTAGATGGTGACGGCATTGTCGGCTACCAAACATGGAAAAAGCTTTTAGAATAG
- a CDS encoding heavy-metal-associated domain-containing protein has protein sequence MIEIQVPSIVCEGCGSAIAKAIESKQSDAKVSVDLDNKTVTVETTASEAELKSIIVAVGHTPA, from the coding sequence ATGATAGAAATTCAAGTCCCATCCATTGTCTGTGAAGGTTGTGGTTCAGCCATTGCCAAAGCTATCGAATCTAAGCAGAGTGATGCCAAAGTTTCTGTCGATTTAGACAATAAAACGGTCACAGTCGAGACAACAGCTTCAGAGGCTGAACTCAAATCAATTATTGTTGCAGTAGGTCATACACCCGCTTAA
- a CDS encoding ion transporter has translation MTSQTSWRLTIGQYLDDFESVIGRSINIVLCFFIFLSSGIFVAQTYTLPPNISDILSYVDYAILGLFTIEYCLRLICAEAPLKFLFSIAAIIDLLAIAPLFFGFFDARFLRLFRWFRLLRLIRFFRLEISILNVKAEDTIILSRIVLTLFTIIFIYSGLIYQVEHNVNPYIFKNFLDALYFAIVTMTTVGFGDQIPISYAGKFVTLMMILTGIAVIPWQLGDLVRQFIKSTSQREIDCGKCGLAFHDQDAQFCKRCGTILEQDS, from the coding sequence ATGACGAGTCAAACGTCTTGGCGATTAACGATTGGGCAATATCTTGATGACTTCGAAAGTGTTATTGGTCGAAGTATCAATATTGTCCTTTGTTTTTTCATCTTTTTGTCTTCGGGTATTTTTGTTGCACAAACCTATACATTGCCACCAAATATTTCAGATATTCTGTCCTATGTGGATTATGCAATTCTTGGGTTATTCACTATTGAATATTGTCTGCGACTAATTTGTGCGGAAGCTCCTCTCAAGTTTTTATTCAGTATTGCCGCAATTATTGATTTACTGGCGATCGCCCCATTATTTTTTGGGTTCTTCGATGCGCGCTTTTTGCGATTATTCCGCTGGTTCCGATTATTACGACTAATTCGATTTTTTAGACTAGAAATCTCGATTTTAAATGTCAAAGCAGAAGATACGATTATTTTAAGTCGGATTGTTTTGACTCTGTTTACGATTATTTTTATCTATTCAGGCTTAATTTATCAAGTCGAACATAACGTCAATCCTTATATTTTCAAGAACTTTTTAGATGCACTTTATTTCGCCATAGTCACGATGACAACAGTGGGATTTGGAGATCAGATTCCGATTTCCTACGCTGGAAAATTTGTCACTTTAATGATGATTTTGACAGGTATTGCGGTAATCCCATGGCAGCTTGGGGATCTCGTCCGCCAATTTATTAAAAGTACGAGCCAACGAGAAATAGACTGTGGCAAATGTGGCTTAGCTTTCCATGACCAAGATGCACAGTTTTGTAAACGTTGCGGCACAATTCTTGAACAAGATTCTTGA